A single genomic interval of Streptomyces sp. 1222.5 harbors:
- a CDS encoding methanogen output domain 1-containing protein, with translation MERISDVEIPLDRDVFLRTLVRELATSLESVIGLEEASGYVSLVGQAVGTQIDEMYLKALGTDRLTGEQVAEALVDLKRRIKGDFYVIEHDETKIVLGNRVCPFAEKVVGRESMCMMTSNVFGTVAARNLGYARVELEETIARGDAGCRVVVHLVPDVDVETVSGREYFGDRAVAP, from the coding sequence ATGGAACGGATTTCGGATGTGGAGATTCCGCTGGACCGTGATGTGTTCCTGCGCACTCTGGTGCGTGAGTTGGCGACGTCGCTGGAGTCGGTGATCGGTCTGGAGGAGGCGTCCGGCTACGTCAGCCTGGTGGGGCAGGCCGTCGGCACGCAGATCGACGAGATGTACCTCAAGGCACTGGGAACCGACCGGCTCACGGGTGAGCAGGTCGCCGAGGCGCTGGTGGACCTCAAGCGCCGTATCAAAGGTGACTTCTACGTCATCGAGCACGACGAGACGAAGATCGTGCTGGGCAACCGGGTGTGTCCGTTCGCGGAGAAGGTGGTGGGCCGGGAGTCGATGTGCATGATGACGTCCAACGTCTTCGGCACCGTCGCCGCCCGCAATCTGGGCTACGCGCGCGTGGAGTTGGAGGAGACCATCGCGCGCGGCGACGCGGGCTGCCGGGTGGTGGTGCACCTGGTGCCCGACGTGGATGTCGAGACGGTGAGTGGCCGTGAGTACTTCGGCGACCGGGCTGTGGCTCCATGA
- a CDS encoding SpoIIE family protein phosphatase, protein MTLGLFRAITRPLPHPVLLCGADGRVLAANPAARSCDDRLRPGASVFDLRPDDTPQLRQQLAVWLRSGSPVPGALVLKDADGRTRRFRCHGARATWWDGPQPAVQLHLIEAGASDQFVVLSQQVEALNREVAFRRATEVDRARLLAAEQAARARLQHLYDLTAALAGAITLAEVSRAVSEVAPAALGATAAELYLHSSRLVPPLQPGDNGLPVGAGGWTDLDRPSSSDGPLTREAADAVPVALSLEADGVHLGMLIVYGSLSATAPEHVTAVAQQIAQALRRAGLHEHEHRVAERLQLSLLPQLPQLPGLESATCYAPGSDLLSVGGDWYDVYDVDSDHIGLSIGDVAGHGLHEATVMAQITAALRNIVPRCGTDPAAVLDELNAFLGRYHPNRMVTACYLVFDRRTRTLTYARAGHLPPLLIHSDGTSAYLDHATSPPLGPVRNVRYRQADTTVTETDTLLLYTDGLIERRSEDLAIGMERLTEFAPTTSGLSITELCDRFLHHQPEAAFPDDRALLAARFPSPS, encoded by the coding sequence ATGACCCTTGGCCTCTTCCGGGCCATCACCAGACCGCTGCCCCATCCGGTGCTGTTGTGCGGGGCCGACGGCCGCGTGCTGGCCGCCAACCCGGCTGCCCGCAGCTGTGACGACCGGCTGCGCCCGGGCGCCAGCGTGTTCGATCTACGGCCGGACGACACCCCGCAGCTGCGTCAGCAGTTGGCTGTGTGGCTGCGCAGCGGCAGTCCCGTGCCCGGCGCGCTGGTCCTCAAGGACGCCGACGGCCGCACGCGGCGCTTCCGCTGTCACGGGGCGCGGGCCACGTGGTGGGACGGCCCGCAGCCGGCCGTGCAGCTGCATCTCATCGAGGCCGGGGCGTCGGACCAGTTCGTCGTGCTCAGCCAGCAGGTGGAGGCGCTGAACCGGGAGGTGGCCTTCCGCCGGGCCACAGAAGTGGACCGGGCGCGGCTGCTGGCCGCCGAACAGGCCGCCCGTGCCCGGTTGCAGCACCTGTACGACCTGACCGCCGCCTTGGCCGGAGCGATCACTCTCGCGGAGGTCTCCCGCGCTGTCAGCGAGGTGGCGCCGGCAGCCCTGGGGGCCACCGCGGCGGAGCTCTATCTGCACTCGTCACGGCTGGTACCGCCCCTACAGCCGGGGGACAACGGCCTTCCGGTCGGCGCGGGCGGCTGGACCGACCTGGACCGCCCCTCTTCCTCGGACGGCCCGCTCACTCGTGAAGCCGCGGACGCGGTTCCCGTGGCCCTGTCCCTGGAGGCGGACGGCGTCCACCTGGGCATGCTGATCGTCTACGGCTCGCTCAGCGCCACCGCTCCCGAGCATGTGACAGCGGTCGCCCAGCAGATCGCCCAGGCTCTGCGCCGGGCCGGGCTGCATGAGCACGAGCACCGGGTCGCCGAACGCCTGCAGCTCAGTCTGCTGCCCCAGCTGCCACAGCTGCCCGGTCTGGAGTCGGCCACCTGCTACGCCCCGGGCAGTGACCTGCTCTCGGTCGGCGGCGACTGGTACGACGTCTACGACGTGGACTCCGATCACATCGGCCTGAGCATCGGCGACGTCGCCGGTCACGGACTGCACGAAGCGACCGTCATGGCACAGATCACCGCCGCCCTGCGCAACATCGTGCCGCGCTGCGGCACCGACCCCGCCGCCGTCCTGGACGAGCTCAACGCCTTCCTGGGCCGCTACCATCCGAACCGCATGGTCACCGCCTGCTACCTGGTCTTCGATCGCCGGACACGCACCCTGACCTACGCCAGGGCAGGCCATCTGCCGCCGCTGCTCATCCACTCCGACGGCACCAGCGCCTACCTCGACCACGCCACCTCCCCGCCTCTCGGCCCCGTCCGGAACGTCCGCTACCGGCAGGCCGACACCACCGTGACCGAGACCGACACCCTGCTGCTGTACACCGACGGCCTGATCGAGCGCCGTAGCGAGGACCTCGCCATAGGAATGGAACGGCTGACCGAGTTCGCCCCTACCACCAGCGGCCTGAGCATCACCGAGCTGTGCGACCGGTTCCTGCACCACCAGCCCGAAGCGGCGTTCCCCGACGACCGCGCCCTGCTCGCCGCCCGCTTCCCCTCACCCTCCTGA